A single window of Polaribacter sp. SA4-10 DNA harbors:
- a CDS encoding patatin-like phospholipase family protein yields the protein MENKKKVRILSLDGGGIRGIIPATIIKYAENYLQERRPGTTIADHFDLIAGTSTGGILTGIYLTPQEENKNKAKYSATDAFNFYVDNGHAIFNASKINGIKRLWGLGSAVKFNPQNLEKLLKEKVGDLKISELMKPCLITTYDMNRKSSFFFTSTEDTAKREFLVRDILRSTSAAPTYFPPAKIKNLASGPQKDTRCNNMVNLDGGVFANNPTMCAYAEARNTNFKDRANNEPSASGMHILSIGTGGGGFKIENKEKSDRWSLLKWAQLIPEIMMDGNIDTVAFQMNEIFQVQQANNEESYLRIDTPQKDRTYASDMSNASPENINNLKKAGEKTLEYAISKGLDKFLDALLD from the coding sequence ATGGAAAATAAGAAAAAAGTTAGAATTTTATCATTAGATGGCGGAGGTATTAGAGGCATTATCCCTGCAACTATTATCAAATACGCTGAAAATTACCTTCAGGAAAGAAGACCCGGAACAACCATTGCAGATCACTTTGACCTTATTGCAGGAACGAGTACTGGTGGAATTTTAACGGGTATCTATTTAACTCCTCAAGAAGAAAATAAAAATAAAGCCAAGTATTCTGCTACAGATGCTTTTAATTTTTATGTTGACAATGGGCACGCTATTTTTAATGCATCAAAAATTAACGGTATAAAACGATTATGGGGTTTAGGATCTGCTGTAAAGTTTAACCCACAAAACCTTGAAAAATTACTGAAAGAAAAAGTTGGAGACCTTAAAATAAGCGAGCTCATGAAGCCATGTCTAATTACTACTTATGATATGAATCGGAAATCTTCTTTCTTTTTTACAAGCACAGAAGACACCGCTAAAAGAGAGTTTCTTGTGCGTGATATTTTAAGATCAACATCTGCAGCACCTACTTATTTTCCTCCTGCAAAAATTAAAAACCTGGCTTCTGGTCCTCAAAAAGATACTAGGTGTAATAATATGGTAAATTTAGATGGCGGAGTCTTTGCAAATAACCCTACAATGTGTGCATACGCAGAGGCTAGAAATACAAATTTTAAAGACAGGGCTAATAATGAACCCTCTGCTAGTGGTATGCATATTTTATCTATAGGCACAGGTGGTGGTGGTTTTAAAATTGAGAATAAAGAAAAAAGTGACCGTTGGAGTTTACTGAAATGGGCACAATTAATCCCCGAAATAATGATGGATGGGAATATCGACACAGTAGCATTTCAAATGAATGAAATCTTTCAAGTACAACAAGCTAATAATGAAGAGTCTTATTTAAGAATTGATACTCCACAGAAAGATCGCACGTACGCTTCAGACATGTCTAATGCTTCCCCTGAAAACATTAATAATTTAAAAAAGGCAGGAGAAAAAACACTTGAATACGCAATATCTAAAGGGTTAGACAAGTTTTTAGACGCACTCTTAGATTAG
- the lodB gene encoding lysine-epsilon-oxidase maturase LodB has protein sequence MSNSIKHTDVLIVGGGPSGASAALSLLNYSKCDVTLIEQSDFNKTRIGEHVSASIFNLIDYLKLSKSDFEEDSFVPAYASKSYWGSDKVSTTNSIFTTDEATFQLDREKFDFKLIETAAERGATIYPRTKCLDYEQLEDKSWIVFLSHPTEGKFTIKTNYLVDASGRSANVCRKVGGSSKKHDSLIGVGLFLELNSTSNKFEQTLESVELGWWYTACLPNNKMVITFFSDADIISEHKLNKLEVWKSLLQKTNHIKCLLNNTETLTDKLWVKNAHTQISDVKNLENFIAIGDAAVSFDPISSMGIGFSISSACFAAKYIAHNIEKGFSKTDVYQEDILKNYKQYHDIKTRYYQEEKRWPTSIFWQRRNQPNNL, from the coding sequence ATGTCAAATTCAATAAAACATACAGATGTACTTATTGTTGGTGGAGGCCCCAGTGGAGCTTCTGCCGCATTAAGTTTATTAAACTACTCTAAATGTGATGTTACTCTTATTGAGCAATCCGATTTTAATAAAACAAGAATAGGTGAGCATGTTTCTGCAAGTATTTTTAATTTAATTGACTATTTAAAACTAAGTAAAAGTGATTTCGAAGAAGACAGTTTCGTCCCCGCATATGCAAGTAAATCCTATTGGGGAAGTGATAAAGTAAGCACTACGAATTCTATTTTTACTACAGATGAAGCTACTTTTCAATTGGATAGGGAAAAGTTTGATTTTAAATTAATTGAAACAGCTGCGGAAAGAGGGGCTACCATTTATCCAAGAACAAAATGTTTGGATTACGAGCAGTTAGAGGATAAAAGCTGGATAGTATTTCTCAGTCATCCTACAGAAGGAAAATTCACAATAAAAACTAATTATTTGGTAGATGCTTCCGGTAGGTCAGCTAATGTTTGCAGAAAAGTTGGAGGAAGTTCAAAAAAGCACGACTCATTAATTGGGGTCGGTTTGTTTTTGGAACTGAATAGTACATCTAATAAATTTGAACAAACCTTAGAATCAGTTGAGTTAGGCTGGTGGTATACTGCTTGTTTACCTAATAACAAAATGGTAATAACATTTTTCTCTGATGCTGATATTATTTCTGAGCATAAACTCAATAAACTAGAGGTTTGGAAAAGTTTGTTACAAAAAACGAATCACATAAAGTGTCTTCTCAATAATACTGAAACTCTTACAGATAAATTATGGGTAAAAAATGCTCACACACAGATAAGTGATGTTAAAAATTTAGAGAATTTTATTGCGATTGGTGATGCTGCTGTTTCGTTTGACCCTATTTCCTCTATGGGAATCGGTTTTTCAATTAGTTCTGCATGTTTTGCAGCGAAATACATAGCGCATAATATTGAAAAAGGTTTTTCAAAAACTGATGTGTATCAAGAAGATATTTTAAAGAATTACAAACAATATCATGACATAAAAACTAGGTATTACCAAGAAGAAAAAAGATGGCCTACTTCAATTTTTTGGCAACGGAGAAACCAACCTAACAATCTGTAA
- a CDS encoding LodA/GoxA family CTQ-dependent oxidase, with the protein MSKDDQTVIKAPVNEPLPPTYYSYWWPPQSPWDVLTGETTLEDQMHSHLPAGQQMNYARGINSFVQMVEHWSSMAFIRNTNSQDKGFPYFSETERTNELFSFVEFGIGQVSGNGDDNETTIPVFYIEDDLKRIGAKNERAKKLVSFLEKRAFKKISVSKDGLGKPRSGTRMRR; encoded by the coding sequence ATGTCTAAAGATGACCAAACTGTAATAAAAGCACCTGTTAACGAGCCTTTACCACCAACTTATTATTCATATTGGTGGCCGCCACAAAGCCCGTGGGACGTATTAACGGGAGAAACAACGTTAGAGGACCAAATGCATTCACATTTACCTGCAGGTCAACAAATGAACTATGCTCGTGGAATTAATAGTTTTGTTCAAATGGTAGAACATTGGTCTTCTATGGCTTTTATTAGAAATACCAACTCGCAAGATAAAGGATTCCCTTATTTCTCAGAAACAGAGCGTACGAATGAACTATTTTCATTTGTAGAGTTTGGTATAGGACAAGTAAGTGGTAATGGAGACGATAATGAAACTACGATTCCTGTATTTTACATCGAAGATGATTTAAAACGTATAGGAGCAAAAAATGAGAGAGCAAAAAAGTTAGTTTCTTTCCTTGAGAAACGTGCTTTTAAGAAAATTAGTGTGAGTAAAGATGGCTTAGGGAAGCCTCGTTCAGGAACAAGAATGAGACGTTAA
- the lodA gene encoding CTQ-dependent lysine 6-oxidase LodA, which produces MKLKISPSVGIARLGNSNKQFCLSPDEIGGLPYEADANGNKLGPIKNFKDDESQVRRQGQLFKVFDANGEELTANSPNITSMEWTVHLANKKAAWYQYSEMKGNLLYGKENSYTNKKVEFRNPSLRTEKRRQTLIIDPGPRSISGPNKEIGFDQRNVPSGYPAQYPPKKVSSGTAIKTLGDLKTDNDGRLIVLGGFGNAGGNEPLTSYGGSDTWHDDTADGPVYCTIIFNDVTATITLEAWVVVGSPDFAPEIVNISNLSDSMFDVGVRSFNLVPDMCQTGIFNTSYNVNYQRDILPIIKRFAGYQWVANVQSMIAFSSNVFDFSDPSRENKANRENYFSYFRRPNNKANPVADEPQSQLFKTNGEDTFPMMPLNSGSNSVSNETIVKF; this is translated from the coding sequence ATGAAATTAAAAATTAGCCCTTCTGTGGGGATTGCAAGATTAGGTAACAGTAATAAGCAATTTTGTCTTTCTCCAGACGAAATTGGTGGACTTCCTTATGAAGCTGATGCAAATGGCAACAAATTAGGACCAATTAAAAACTTTAAAGATGATGAAAGTCAAGTAAGAAGACAAGGACAACTATTTAAGGTATTTGACGCAAATGGTGAAGAATTAACAGCGAATTCGCCAAATATCACTTCAATGGAATGGACCGTGCATTTAGCAAATAAAAAAGCTGCTTGGTACCAATACAGCGAGATGAAAGGAAATCTTCTTTATGGAAAGGAAAATAGTTATACAAATAAAAAAGTAGAATTTAGAAACCCATCTTTAAGAACAGAAAAAAGAAGACAAACATTAATTATTGATCCAGGTCCAAGAAGTATAAGCGGGCCAAATAAAGAAATAGGTTTTGATCAACGCAATGTACCATCTGGGTATCCTGCCCAATATCCTCCAAAAAAAGTTAGCTCGGGAACAGCAATTAAAACATTAGGAGACCTTAAAACAGATAATGACGGAAGGCTTATTGTTTTAGGAGGTTTTGGAAACGCAGGAGGAAATGAACCTCTTACTAGTTATGGAGGATCAGATACTTGGCATGATGATACGGCTGATGGTCCGGTTTATTGTACTATCATTTTTAATGATGTTACAGCCACTATTACTTTAGAAGCATGGGTAGTTGTTGGTTCTCCAGATTTTGCTCCAGAAATAGTAAACATTTCTAATTTGAGCGACAGTATGTTTGATGTTGGTGTAAGAAGTTTCAATCTTGTTCCTGATATGTGTCAAACTGGTATATTCAACACTTCATATAATGTGAATTATCAGAGAGATATTTTACCAATTATCAAACGATTTGCTGGATATCAATGGGTAGCAAATGTACAATCAATGATCGCATTTTCTTCTAATGTTTTTGATTTTTCAGACCCCAGTAGAGAAAATAAGGCTAACAGAGAAAACTATTTCTCCTATTTTAGACGTCCAAATAATAAAGCTAATCCAGTTGCAGATGAACCACAATCGCAATTATTCAAAACTAATGGAGAAGATACTTTCCCTATGATGCCCTTGAATTCAGGAAGTAATTCGGTAAGTAATGAAACTATTGTGAAGTTTTAA